Proteins encoded by one window of Cupriavidus sp. EM10:
- a CDS encoding amino acid ABC transporter substrate-binding protein gives MTNSGLPRRASQRGMASVVLSLAALLCLPAAPAAQAAMPNSVVLRIQQTGAIRIAHRESSVPFSFVADGKPMGYAVDLCLKVADAVRTQLKLPQLRVEWVPVTPASRIPAIVDGKADLECGSTTNNRERRDQVAFTIPHYIAGSRMLVKADSGIRKWGDLRGKTVVSTTKTTPLEMIRKMDESGAMGWKVVEAKDHAEAFAMVESGKADAFVMDDVLLFGLRANAKNPASLAVTGDLLTIEPYAVMLSKHDAEFKKIVDKAMVASIYDQETQKLYRKWFLQPIPPNGITLDIPMSYLLRDSFKFPSDKVAD, from the coding sequence ATGACCAATTCGGGCCTGCCGCGCCGTGCCTCGCAACGAGGCATGGCGTCTGTCGTACTTTCCCTAGCCGCGCTGCTCTGCCTGCCGGCCGCTCCGGCGGCGCAGGCGGCCATGCCAAATTCCGTGGTGCTGCGCATCCAGCAGACCGGGGCCATTCGCATTGCCCACCGTGAAAGCTCGGTGCCTTTCTCGTTCGTGGCGGACGGCAAGCCGATGGGCTACGCCGTCGACCTGTGCCTGAAGGTGGCCGATGCCGTGCGCACGCAGCTCAAGCTGCCACAACTGCGGGTGGAATGGGTGCCGGTGACGCCGGCGTCGCGCATCCCGGCCATCGTCGACGGCAAGGCCGACCTGGAATGCGGATCGACCACCAACAACCGCGAGCGCCGCGACCAGGTGGCCTTCACCATTCCGCACTACATCGCCGGCAGCCGCATGCTGGTGAAGGCGGACTCGGGCATCCGCAAATGGGGCGACCTGCGCGGCAAGACCGTGGTGTCGACCACCAAGACCACGCCGCTGGAAATGATCCGCAAGATGGACGAATCGGGCGCGATGGGCTGGAAGGTGGTAGAGGCCAAGGACCATGCCGAGGCCTTTGCGATGGTCGAATCGGGCAAGGCGGACGCCTTCGTGATGGACGACGTGCTGCTGTTCGGCCTGCGCGCCAACGCCAAGAATCCTGCGTCGCTGGCCGTGACCGGCGACCTGCTGACGATCGAGCCGTACGCGGTCATGCTGTCGAAGCACGACGCCGAGTTCAAGAAGATCGTGGACAAGGCCATGGTCGCGTCGATCTACGACCAGGAAACCCAGAAGCTCTACCGCAAATGGTTCCTGCAGCCGATCCCGCCCAACGGCATCACGCTGGACATTCCGATGAGCTACCTGCTGCGCGACTCGTTCAAGTTCCCGAGCGACAAGGTGGCCGACTGA